Proteins encoded within one genomic window of Amycolatopsis nigrescens CSC17Ta-90:
- a CDS encoding PaaX family transcriptional regulator yields MTGQHPRLSRRRELGQTSARSLLMTVLGEFVRPSASPVWTATLVDALALFDIEEKSARQSLARTAGEGWLVSERVGRRVRWSLTEPGRKMLTEGADRIYRFGRGELKWNGQWLIVLASVPEVKRDLRHRLRTRLSWAGFGSPEAGVWITPDTTHESEAQQILAELGLDSAISFQACYGRIGAQEDMVAKAWNLDELGAKYDEFTDAFAELDPGSGDAAFLAQTRLVHAWRRFPFLDPRLPAELLPQPWSGDKAARLFHQKHIEWHDAAQQRWKELVSARE; encoded by the coding sequence ATGACCGGGCAGCATCCGCGGCTGAGCCGCCGCCGCGAACTCGGCCAGACCAGCGCGCGCTCACTGCTGATGACCGTGCTCGGGGAGTTCGTGCGGCCGTCCGCCAGCCCGGTGTGGACCGCGACGTTGGTGGACGCGCTGGCGCTGTTCGACATCGAGGAGAAGTCGGCCCGCCAGTCACTGGCCAGGACCGCGGGCGAAGGTTGGCTGGTGTCCGAGCGGGTCGGCCGCCGGGTGCGCTGGTCGCTGACCGAACCTGGCCGCAAGATGCTCACCGAAGGCGCCGACCGCATCTACCGGTTCGGCCGCGGCGAGCTGAAGTGGAACGGGCAGTGGCTGATCGTGCTGGCCTCGGTGCCGGAGGTGAAGCGGGACCTGCGACACCGGCTGCGCACGCGGCTGAGCTGGGCGGGTTTCGGCTCCCCGGAGGCCGGCGTGTGGATCACCCCGGACACCACGCACGAATCGGAGGCGCAGCAGATCCTGGCCGAGCTCGGGCTGGACAGCGCCATCTCGTTCCAGGCGTGCTACGGCCGGATCGGCGCGCAGGAGGACATGGTGGCCAAGGCGTGGAACCTGGACGAACTCGGCGCGAAGTACGACGAGTTCACCGACGCCTTCGCCGAGCTGGACCCCGGCTCCGGGGACGCGGCCTTCCTCGCGCAGACCCGGCTGGTGCACGCGTGGCGCCGGTTCCCGTTCCTCGACCCGCGGCTGCCCGCCGAACTGCTGCCACAGCCGTGGAGCGGCGACAAGGCGGCGAGGCTGTTCCACCAGAAGCACATCGAATGGCACGACGCCGCTCAGCAGCGCTGGAAAGAGCTGGTCAGCGCTCGTGAGTGA
- the ectA gene encoding diaminobutyrate acetyltransferase, with product MSGKHLIESPAKADGAELWRIARDSKKLDLNSPYAYLLWCHDFADTSVVAKVDGQAVGFVIGYRRPSAPDTAVVWQVAVDSSQRGKGLAGALLDALFTRLVRRDVRYLETTITPDNKASIGLFSSFAERWGAALERFDLFAPGDFPDDGEQHEPEDLYRIGPLNLK from the coding sequence ATGTCCGGAAAGCACCTGATCGAATCCCCGGCCAAGGCAGATGGTGCCGAGCTCTGGCGAATCGCGCGTGATTCGAAGAAGCTGGATCTCAACTCGCCCTATGCATATCTGTTGTGGTGCCACGATTTCGCCGACACCTCGGTGGTGGCGAAAGTCGATGGCCAAGCGGTGGGATTCGTGATCGGCTACCGGCGACCGAGTGCGCCTGATACGGCGGTAGTGTGGCAGGTGGCGGTCGACTCGTCGCAGCGGGGCAAGGGGCTGGCCGGCGCGCTACTGGACGCCCTGTTCACCCGGCTGGTGCGGCGGGACGTCCGGTACCTGGAGACGACCATCACCCCGGACAACAAGGCGTCCATCGGGCTGTTCAGCTCGTTCGCCGAGCGCTGGGGGGCGGCACTGGAGCGTTTCGATTTGTTCGCCCCCGGGGACTTTCCGGACGACGGCGAGCAACATGAACCCGAAGACCTCTACCGGATCGGCCCGCTAAACCTGAAATAG
- a CDS encoding MarR family winged helix-turn-helix transcriptional regulator gives MNDPHTDDDEIVTWWGLVIEGYLATQDTLMGEIEERFGLAPASFDILIRLVRSTEHRMPMTKLAREAALSSGGFTKVADRLVAAGLITRVPSPDDRRVTFVTLTGHGLEIAGQARKACAEILRRTVLSPLGPEKSVALAEAMRTLRRVNGGAS, from the coding sequence GTGAACGATCCGCACACTGACGACGATGAGATCGTGACCTGGTGGGGCCTGGTGATCGAGGGTTACCTCGCCACCCAGGACACTCTTATGGGTGAGATCGAAGAACGCTTCGGACTCGCGCCCGCCTCGTTCGACATCCTGATCAGGCTCGTTCGCTCGACCGAGCACCGAATGCCGATGACGAAACTGGCGAGGGAGGCCGCGCTGTCCAGCGGGGGGTTCACCAAGGTAGCGGACCGGCTCGTCGCAGCCGGCCTGATCACCCGGGTACCCAGTCCGGACGACCGGCGGGTCACGTTCGTGACGCTGACCGGCCACGGGCTGGAGATCGCCGGGCAGGCGCGCAAGGCCTGCGCCGAGATCCTCCGGCGCACCGTGCTCAGCCCGCTCGGGCCGGAGAAGTCGGTGGCACTCGCGGAGGCGATGCGGACCCTGCGCCGGGTGAACGGAGGGGCGTCATGA
- a CDS encoding alpha/beta hydrolase, with translation MTSLELEHRFIEGDPAAPVLLLLHGTGGSPEDLIRLAPRLSPASAMLAPAGPVSENGAARWFRRLREGVFDHEDVVARADQLAEFVRSATEHYGVADRRLVAVGFSNGANIAAALTLLRPDVLREAALFAAMLPVPDPPAHDLSGSRVFLSNGEQDPMAPLESTGVLIDKLRSRSAEVTTHRHPGGHQLTLAGVEAAQSWLGAAP, from the coding sequence ATGACCTCGCTGGAGTTGGAGCATCGGTTCATCGAAGGCGATCCGGCCGCACCGGTGCTGTTGCTGCTGCACGGCACCGGCGGGAGCCCGGAGGACCTGATCCGGCTCGCCCCCAGGCTGAGCCCGGCGTCCGCGATGCTGGCCCCGGCCGGCCCGGTCTCGGAGAACGGCGCGGCCCGTTGGTTCCGCAGGCTTCGCGAGGGCGTCTTCGACCACGAAGACGTGGTGGCCAGGGCGGACCAGTTGGCCGAGTTCGTCCGGTCCGCCACCGAGCACTACGGCGTTGCGGACCGGCGGCTGGTCGCGGTCGGTTTCTCCAACGGTGCCAACATCGCGGCCGCGCTCACCCTGCTCCGGCCGGACGTGCTGCGCGAGGCGGCGTTGTTCGCCGCGATGCTGCCGGTGCCCGACCCGCCGGCGCACGATCTGAGCGGCAGCAGGGTTTTCCTGTCCAACGGCGAGCAGGACCCGATGGCCCCGCTGGAATCCACCGGCGTGCTGATCGACAAACTGCGCTCGCGGTCGGCGGAGGTCACCACTCACCGGCATCCCGGCGGTCACCAGCTCACCCTCGCCGGGGTGGAAGCGGCCCAGTCCTGGCTCGGCGCCGCCCCCTGA
- a CDS encoding TetR/AcrR family transcriptional regulator, with protein sequence MPKRVDHDERRRQIAEAVWRIASTRGLEDVTLRQVATEAGVSTRLVQYYFGTRQELLLGALKLLNERQQHRIEARIPASPEPRAVLREVLVGMLPVDEEATVASLVHIAYFVRAMGDAELKAAFQNPAGPSLEEIFTGILLAAAGEGLTAPGLDLAREADSLLALVGGFGPDVLLGLRTIEEVIEVVDYHLTRIFTASPGTTSTRG encoded by the coding sequence ATGCCGAAGAGGGTCGACCACGACGAGCGACGCCGCCAGATCGCCGAAGCGGTCTGGCGGATCGCGAGCACGCGCGGGCTCGAAGACGTGACGCTGCGCCAGGTGGCGACCGAGGCCGGGGTGTCCACCCGGCTCGTGCAGTACTACTTCGGCACCCGGCAGGAACTGCTGCTCGGCGCGCTCAAGCTGCTCAACGAGCGGCAGCAGCACCGGATCGAAGCGCGGATCCCGGCGTCGCCCGAGCCGCGGGCGGTGCTGCGCGAGGTGCTGGTGGGCATGCTGCCGGTGGACGAAGAAGCCACCGTGGCCAGCCTGGTGCACATCGCCTACTTCGTCCGCGCGATGGGCGATGCCGAGCTGAAGGCCGCCTTCCAGAACCCGGCGGGGCCGTCGCTGGAGGAGATCTTCACCGGCATCCTGCTGGCCGCCGCCGGCGAGGGGCTGACCGCGCCGGGGCTGGACCTGGCCAGGGAGGCGGACAGCCTGCTCGCGCTGGTCGGCGGCTTCGGCCCGGACGTGCTGCTCGGGCTGCGCACGATCGAGGAGGTGATCGAGGTGGTGGACTACCACCTGACGCGGATTTTCACCGCCTCACCAGGCACAACGTCTACCCGCGGGTAG
- a CDS encoding ring-cleaving dioxygenase, with translation MSAFDTSIRTSGLHHVTAIGGDPQRNADFYLRTLGLRLVKTTVNFDDPGTYHLYYGDASGRPGTLMTFFPWKDAPRGRHGNGQATKTSFSVPEASIGWWQRQLAAAGVPAEPVVDADGESTLNFRDPDGLRLALVAHPQGDPREPWDNGQVPAEHAIRGLHSVTLSVSKEDATAAMFTDGLGLRFGEQDGNRLRFAAGEGGPGALVDVLVTPEAQDGLVAAGTVHHVAWRAPDEPTQAAWREELVDSGVQVTSILDRQYFRSIYFREPGGTLLEVATDEPGFAIDEPLLELGRALKLPPWLEPNRQQIQQMLPKLELPADDNPERV, from the coding sequence ATGTCGGCATTCGACACCAGCATCCGGACCAGCGGTCTGCACCACGTCACCGCGATCGGTGGTGACCCGCAGCGCAACGCCGATTTCTACCTGCGCACCCTCGGCCTGAGGCTGGTCAAGACCACGGTCAACTTCGACGACCCCGGCACCTACCACCTCTACTACGGCGACGCGTCCGGCCGGCCCGGCACGTTGATGACCTTCTTCCCGTGGAAGGACGCGCCGCGCGGTCGGCACGGCAACGGCCAGGCCACCAAGACTTCCTTCTCGGTGCCCGAGGCCTCGATCGGCTGGTGGCAGCGGCAGCTCGCCGCCGCCGGGGTGCCCGCCGAGCCGGTGGTGGACGCGGACGGGGAGAGCACGCTGAACTTCCGCGACCCGGACGGCCTGCGCCTGGCGCTGGTCGCGCACCCGCAGGGCGACCCGCGCGAACCGTGGGACAACGGGCAGGTGCCCGCCGAGCACGCGATCCGCGGCCTGCACTCGGTCACCCTGTCAGTGTCCAAAGAGGACGCCACCGCGGCCATGTTCACCGACGGTCTCGGCCTCCGCTTCGGCGAGCAGGACGGCAACCGGCTGCGGTTCGCCGCGGGCGAAGGCGGTCCCGGCGCGCTGGTCGACGTGCTGGTCACCCCGGAGGCGCAGGACGGGCTGGTTGCCGCCGGCACCGTGCACCACGTGGCCTGGCGCGCCCCGGACGAGCCGACCCAGGCCGCCTGGCGCGAGGAGCTGGTGGACAGCGGGGTGCAGGTTACGTCCATTTTGGACAGGCAGTACTTCCGCTCGATCTACTTCCGCGAACCGGGCGGCACGCTGCTCGAGGTGGCCACCGACGAGCCGGGGTTCGCGATCGACGAGCCGCTGCTCGAACTCGGCCGGGCGCTGAAGCTGCCGCCGTGGCTGGAGCCGAACCGTCAGCAGATCCAGCAGATGCTGCCGAAACTCGAACTCCCGGCGGACGACAATCCGGAGCGGGTATGA
- a CDS encoding Abi-alpha family protein: MRSEREGSQTLSPQDRLLDSGAEDSAGNDGLARRAGRLVGWAARTGYSLSKRIPGAEAAERGLRQVEKQVLGELRRRLDEVDDPYLAALTSQSHDNDSGTSTAGSALVVGEVEPLRAAMAELLNRSVEFTRERAREYLYALILRQLTPDEARILAALADGSPYPVIDVAERSGLGVGQVVLRNASTVGKAAGVTLVEHTPGYLTRLIGFGLADLGDELPGLETQYEILLTDETVRAAESTVKRAKFLRGSVRLSRLGAQFWLACDPTG, encoded by the coding sequence ATGCGGTCCGAACGCGAGGGGAGTCAGACTTTGAGCCCGCAAGATCGACTGCTCGACTCCGGGGCCGAGGACAGCGCCGGAAACGACGGCCTCGCCCGCCGCGCCGGCCGGCTGGTGGGCTGGGCGGCCAGGACCGGCTATTCGCTGTCCAAGCGCATCCCCGGCGCGGAGGCGGCCGAGCGCGGCCTGCGCCAGGTGGAGAAGCAGGTGCTCGGCGAGCTCCGGCGGCGACTGGACGAAGTGGACGATCCCTACCTCGCCGCGCTGACCTCGCAGTCCCACGACAACGACTCCGGCACCTCCACCGCGGGCTCGGCGCTGGTGGTCGGCGAGGTCGAACCGCTGCGGGCGGCGATGGCGGAACTGCTCAACCGGTCCGTGGAGTTCACCAGGGAGCGGGCGAGGGAGTACCTCTACGCGCTCATCCTGCGCCAGCTCACCCCGGACGAGGCGCGCATCCTGGCCGCGCTCGCGGACGGCTCGCCGTATCCGGTGATCGACGTCGCCGAGCGCAGCGGTCTCGGCGTCGGCCAGGTCGTGCTGCGCAACGCCTCCACCGTGGGCAAGGCGGCCGGCGTGACGCTGGTCGAGCACACCCCCGGCTACCTGACCAGGCTGATCGGGTTCGGCCTTGCCGACCTCGGTGACGAGCTGCCCGGACTGGAAACGCAGTACGAGATCCTGCTGACCGATGAGACCGTGCGCGCCGCGGAGAGCACGGTCAAGCGGGCCAAGTTCCTCCGCGGTTCGGTCCGGCTCTCCCGGCTCGGCGCCCAGTTCTGGCTGGCCTGCGACCCGACCGGGTGA